The following proteins are co-located in the Triplophysa dalaica isolate WHDGS20190420 chromosome 2, ASM1584641v1, whole genome shotgun sequence genome:
- the pnpla4 gene encoding patatin-like phospholipase domain-containing protein 4 isoform X1 has translation MRDAGMTVVNVSFAAAGFLGIYHLGVIEGVLRHGDKLLCSLKACAGASAGALAATVMITAPDKLQHCKDFTYRFARDVRSQSFGAVTPGYDFMLELRRGIEEILPPDAHQLANERLHISVTNSKTRKNCTVSSFSSKEDLVQVLLASCFVPIYAGVKPVEFQGQKWIDGGFTDSLPILPVGRTITVSPFSGRQNICPVHKGRSNLYMRLANMSVVFSKDNIIRLNQALFPPSLPRLKELEQEGYQDAVRFLEQERWML, from the exons GATGCAGGTATGACTGTGGTGAATGTGTCATTCGCTGCGGCTGGGTTTTTAGGAATTTATCACTTGGGAGTCATAGAGGGAGTACTGAGACATGGAGATAAACTGCTCTGCTCTTTAAAAGCCTGTGCAGGGGCCTCAGCTGGCGCTTTAGCTGCCACTGTGATGATCACTGCTCCTGATAAACTACAG CATTGTAAAGATTTCACCTATAGGTTTGCCAGAGATGTAAGAAGTCAAAGTTTTGGAGCAGTGACACCAGGATATGACTTCATGCTTGAACTGCg GCGAGGCATTGAAGAGATTCTGCCGCCTGATGCCCACCAGTTAGCCAATGAACGACTCCACATTTCAGTAACAAACTCAAAGACCCGCAAGAACTGTACGGTGTCCAGCTTCAGCTCAAAGGAAGACCTTGTTCAG GTGCTCTTGGCCAGCTGTTTTGTGCCCATCTATGCTGGAGTGAAGCCAGTGGAGTTCCAAGGGCAG AAATGGATTGATGGAGGATTTACAGACAGTCTTCCTATTCTTCCTGTGGGACGTACAATCACAGTTTCACCCTTTAGCGGCCGGCAGAATATTTGCCCAGTTCATAAGGGGAGAAGCAATCTTTACATGAGACTAGCCAACATGAGTGTTGTG TTCTCAAAGGATAATATCATAAGGCTGAACCAGGCCCTCTTTCCTCCCTCATTGCCAAGACTCAAAGAACTGGAGCAAGAGGGATACCAGGATGCTGTTCGCTTTCTAGAGCAAGAAAGATGGATGCTGTAG
- the pnpla4 gene encoding patatin-like phospholipase domain-containing protein 4 isoform X3, with amino-acid sequence MRDAGMTVVNVSFAAAGFLGIYHLGVIEGVLRHGDKLLCSLKACAGASAGALAATVMITAPDKLQHCKDFTYRFARDVRSQSFGAVTPGYDFMLELRRGIEEILPPDAHQLANERLHISVTNSKTRKNCTVSSFSSKEDLVQVFKPAGALGQLFCAHLCWSEASGVPRAGNSLMQPVLLALTPSLHSEWFIVFGSENCFVLFRWLDGYLKLQNLRAWQSHIGHID; translated from the exons GATGCAGGTATGACTGTGGTGAATGTGTCATTCGCTGCGGCTGGGTTTTTAGGAATTTATCACTTGGGAGTCATAGAGGGAGTACTGAGACATGGAGATAAACTGCTCTGCTCTTTAAAAGCCTGTGCAGGGGCCTCAGCTGGCGCTTTAGCTGCCACTGTGATGATCACTGCTCCTGATAAACTACAG CATTGTAAAGATTTCACCTATAGGTTTGCCAGAGATGTAAGAAGTCAAAGTTTTGGAGCAGTGACACCAGGATATGACTTCATGCTTGAACTGCg GCGAGGCATTGAAGAGATTCTGCCGCCTGATGCCCACCAGTTAGCCAATGAACGACTCCACATTTCAGTAACAAACTCAAAGACCCGCAAGAACTGTACGGTGTCCAGCTTCAGCTCAAAGGAAGACCTTGTTCAGGTATTCAAACCAGCAG GTGCTCTTGGCCAGCTGTTTTGTGCCCATCTATGCTGGAGTGAAGCCAGTGGAGTTCCAAGGGCAGGTAATAGTCTAATGCAACCAGTTCTCTTGGCTTTAACACCGTCTCTACACTCTGAATGGTTCATAGTATTTGGCTCTGAGAACTGCTTTGTCCTGTTTAGATGGTTAGATGGATATTTGAAGCTTCAAAATTTACGGGCATGGCAAAGCCATATTGGTCACATTGATTAA
- the pnpla4 gene encoding patatin-like phospholipase domain-containing protein 4 isoform X2: protein MTVVNVSFAAAGFLGIYHLGVIEGVLRHGDKLLCSLKACAGASAGALAATVMITAPDKLQHCKDFTYRFARDVRSQSFGAVTPGYDFMLELRRGIEEILPPDAHQLANERLHISVTNSKTRKNCTVSSFSSKEDLVQVLLASCFVPIYAGVKPVEFQGQKWIDGGFTDSLPILPVGRTITVSPFSGRQNICPVHKGRSNLYMRLANMSVVFSKDNIIRLNQALFPPSLPRLKELEQEGYQDAVRFLEQERWML from the exons ATGACTGTGGTGAATGTGTCATTCGCTGCGGCTGGGTTTTTAGGAATTTATCACTTGGGAGTCATAGAGGGAGTACTGAGACATGGAGATAAACTGCTCTGCTCTTTAAAAGCCTGTGCAGGGGCCTCAGCTGGCGCTTTAGCTGCCACTGTGATGATCACTGCTCCTGATAAACTACAG CATTGTAAAGATTTCACCTATAGGTTTGCCAGAGATGTAAGAAGTCAAAGTTTTGGAGCAGTGACACCAGGATATGACTTCATGCTTGAACTGCg GCGAGGCATTGAAGAGATTCTGCCGCCTGATGCCCACCAGTTAGCCAATGAACGACTCCACATTTCAGTAACAAACTCAAAGACCCGCAAGAACTGTACGGTGTCCAGCTTCAGCTCAAAGGAAGACCTTGTTCAG GTGCTCTTGGCCAGCTGTTTTGTGCCCATCTATGCTGGAGTGAAGCCAGTGGAGTTCCAAGGGCAG AAATGGATTGATGGAGGATTTACAGACAGTCTTCCTATTCTTCCTGTGGGACGTACAATCACAGTTTCACCCTTTAGCGGCCGGCAGAATATTTGCCCAGTTCATAAGGGGAGAAGCAATCTTTACATGAGACTAGCCAACATGAGTGTTGTG TTCTCAAAGGATAATATCATAAGGCTGAACCAGGCCCTCTTTCCTCCCTCATTGCCAAGACTCAAAGAACTGGAGCAAGAGGGATACCAGGATGCTGTTCGCTTTCTAGAGCAAGAAAGATGGATGCTGTAG